Genomic DNA from Prevotella intermedia ATCC 25611 = DSM 20706:
TGCAGGAAAATGAACATAAGAAAGGGACGAAACCATACAAGGTTTCGTCCCTTTGCTTTTATAATACTCATTCTTGCGGTTTGTTGAAACTTAGCACAACGTTAATGAAGCAGTGAGGGCTTTTAGATACAGTTTTGTAAAGATAATTCTGTTAAAAAGTGATAACTGCGCTTTGGCGTTGCGAAAGCGGCTGTTTTGCGCTGCAAAACCTACGCTTTTACCGTGCAAAACAGCCGCTTTTGGAACGCAAAACAATAGGTTTTGCAAAGTATTGATGTATAGATAGTTATGTGATGGTTGCGCTTGTGAAAAATATTTACACAATTATAGTCTTCTTACCGAATTTATTAAATATGTTAAGGATAAATTAAATATTTTCCAGCTTTTAGTATCGTAATTGTGAAAAATATAGTAATTTTACGCCCGAAATTTTAAACGCGTGAAAGAACTCCTAAACAAAATGGAACAAAACCAACAAAACAACACGACTAAGAAGTCAAAGCAGATATTGCCAAAGGGCATAATGTGTCTGCTCATTATTATTGCTTTATTCGGCGGTATAGGCTGGGTAATGGGTGTCGCACCAATGCTTAACACCATTATGCATACGGCGCACGATTTGTTATTGAACACTTGCTTCTATCTAATGGCAATCTGTGTGCTTACAGGTGCATTGGGTAAAATCTTCGTAGAGTTTGGTGTGGTAGACCTTATCGAGAAGATTTTGCGTCCGCTTATGCGTCCGTTGTTTCACCTTCCCGGTGTGGCATCACTCGGAGCAATACTTACTTTCCTTTCAGACAACCCTGCCATCATTACTTTGGCACAAGATAAGCACTTTAGCGGATATTTCAAGAAGTTCCAATACATTTCGCTTACCAACTTCGGTACTGCGTTCGGTATGGGACTTATCGTTATTGTGTTTATGCTCGGACAAGGCTATTTCGCTGAACCACTGATTGGTTTCTTCGGTGCTTGCTGTGGTTGTATCGTTTCAACACGCTGTATGCAGCACTTTGTGTTGAAGGCTTATCCACAGTATCTTACAGAGAATGCACTCGAAACAGCGAAGTTTGAAAAGCAAGCAGAGCTTCCAGAACACGAAAAAGAGAAGTCTATCTTCCTGCGTACGCTTAACTCTTTGCTCGACGGAGGTAAGTCAGGTGTGGAAGTTGGCCTTGCTATTATCCCCGGTGTGCTCATTATCTCTACGCTTGTAATGATACTTACATTCGGTCCAAGCAAGACAGGCGAATTTACTGGAGCCGCTTACGAAGGCATCGCCATATTGCCAGAGGCTGCCAACTATCTGAATTGGTTGTTGGAACCTTTATTCGGATTCTCTGACCCACACCAAATAGCATTCCCTATTACGGCACTTGGTGCTGTGGGTGCTGCCCTTAGCCTTGTTCCAAACTTCCTTTCTCAAGGTTGGATAGACGGAAATGCCATTGCTGTATTTACGGGTATGGGTATGTGTTGGAGCGGTTTCCTCAGCACACACACTGCTATGCTCGATACAATCGGCTATCGCGAACTTACTTCAAAAGCCATTATTTCTCATACCATCGGCGGCTTTGCCGCAGCATTGGTGGCACACTGGGGTTATTTGCTCTACACTTTATTGTAGAAAATAAATAGTAGAATAACGATATTTCTTTGTGCTTTGTAAGTTTTTTCTTACCTTTGCAAATCAGTAAAATAGGTATTAAAGGAATAAAATTATTATGGCAAAAAAAGCACTTCTGATGATTCTCGATGGTTGGGGTCTCGGAAAACACGGTAAGGGAGATGTTATTTACAATACGCCAACACCTTACTTGGACTATCTGAATGCAGTTTCTTCACACTCACAGTTGGAGGCTTCGGGCGAAAACGTGGGTCTGCCAGACGGTCAGATGGGTAACTCTGAAGTAGGACACCTTAACATTGGTGCTGGACGAATTGTATATCAGGATTTAGTAAAGATTAATAAGGCTTGCCAAAGCGGTGATATTCTGAAGAATAAAGAAATCATTAACGCTTACAGCTATGCACAGAAGACAGGCAAGAAGGTTCACTTGATGGGTTTAACGTCTAATGGTGGCGTTCACTCTTCATTGGAACACCTTCATAAACTAATCGAAATCGGCAAGGAATACGGCTTGAACGATGTTTATGTGCATTGCTTTATGGACGGTCGCGATACCGACCCGAAGAGCGGTGCAGGCTTTATTGCCGACATACAGAAGGTCTGCGACGCCAACGGTGCGCACATCGCATCTATCGTTGGTCGCTTCTACGCAATGGACCGCGATAAGCGTTGGGAACGTGTGAAAGAGGCTTATGACCTGCTTGTCGAGGCGAAAGGAAAGCAAGCTACCGATATGGTGAAAGCCGTAGAGGAAAGTTATGCCGATGGAGTTACCGATGAGTTCATCAAGCCAATCACCAATGCAAACGTAAACGGAACCATTGGCGAGGGCGATGTGGTTATTTTCTTCAACTTCCGCAACGACCGAGCAAAGGAACTTACCTACGTTCTCACGCAGCAGGATATGGCAGAGCAGGGTATGCACACCATAAAGGATTTGCAATACTACTGTATGACACCATACGATGCAAGTTTCGAGGGTGTCCACATTCTGTTCCCAAAAGAGAATGTTACGATGACGCTTGGCGAATACCTAAGTGTGAAAGGCAAGAAACAGCTGCATACGGCTGAAACAGAGAAGTATGCGCACGTTACATTCTTCTTCAATGGTGGTCGCGAAGAACCTTACGAAGGCGAAGACCGCATTTTGGTGGCATCGCCAAAGGTTGCTACTTACGACTTGAAGCCAGAGATGAGTGCCTACGAAGTGAAAGACAAGCTGGTTGCAGCCATCAATACAGCGGAGTACGACTTTATTGTTGTGAACTTTGCCAATGGCGATATGGTTGGTCATACAGGCGTTATGAACGCCATTGCGAAAGCCGTTCATGCGGTAGACAACTGTGTGAAGGAAGTTATCGAAGCTGCAAAGGCGAACGATTATGAAGCTATCATCATTGCCGACCATGGTAATGCCGACAATGCGCTGAACGAAGACGGTTCGCCAAATACGGCACACTCGTTGAACCCTGTACCGTTTATATACGTTACCGACAACAATTCGGCTCGTGTAAAGTCTGGTCGATTGGCTGATGTTGCGCCTTCTATTCTCCACATTATGGGCTTGGAACAGCCCGAAGAGATGACAGGCGAATGCTTGATAGAAGATAAATAAAGATAAAAACAATGGTTTAGCCCTATCAGACTTATGCCTGATAGGGCTGAATTGTATCTAAGAAAATGTTATGGTAGATATTGAGGCTTCTTGGAAACAACACTTGGAGGGGGAGTTTACGAAACCTTACTTCACCCAACTCACCGAAAGTGTGCGCAACGAGTATATGAACAGCTTGTGCTTTCCACCGGGAAAACTTGTTTTCAATGCTTTTAATCTTTGTCCGTTCGACAAGGTTAAAGTGGTTATTCTGGGGCAAGACCCTTACCACGAGCAAGGGCAAGCTATGGGCTTGAGCTTCTCTGTGCCCGAAGGAATAATGCTGCCGCCATCGCTCCAAAACATTTATAAAGAGATACAAAACGACCTTGGCAAACCCATACCCACATCGGGCGACCTAACGCGTTGGGCAGAACAAGGCGTGTTGCTGCTGAATGCCACGCTGACGGTGCGTGCGCATATAGCCAACAGTCATCAAATCTTGGGCTGGCAGAACTTCACAGACGCCGCTATCGAGGCACTTAATGCCCATCGTGAACACATTGTGTTTATGCTTTGGGGTGGTTTTGCCCGCTCGAAAAAACGATTGATAGATGCCAATCGCCATTGTATTATCGAATCGGTGCACCCCTCTCCGCTGTCGGCAAATAGAGGTGGCTGGTTCGGACAGCACCAATTTTCACGTTGCAACGCTTATTTAAAGCAACAAGGATTGGACGAAATAGATTGGTAAACCCATATTTGGGAAAGAGAAAAGGAAAGAAATGAGTGATAAGAAGATGATGCCTATCTTGCAGATTAATGGTACTGATGTTTCTCTTGAGGCTTCTTGGGAAGAACATTTGAGGGGCGAAATTAAAAAACCTTACTTTACTGAACTCGTTGAAAAACTAAATAGTGAGTATGAAAATGAAGTATGTTATCCTTCAAAAAAGCTTATTTTCAATGCTTTTAATCTTTGTCCATTCGATAAGGTTAGGGTAGTTATTCTTGGACAGGACCCTTACTACAACGGACAAGCTATGGGCTTGAGCTTCTCTGTGCCCGAAGGAATAATGCTGCCGCCATCGCTCCGAAACATTTATAAAGAGATAGAAGATGACCTTCACTATTCTATGCCCAAATCGGGCGATTTAACTCGTTGGGCTGAACAAGGTGTTTTGTTACTGAATACAACACTGACAGTGCGTGAGGCTAAACCCAATAGTCATAAGAGATTAAAATGGCAGAACTTTACAGACGCAGCCATTAAAGTATTAAATAAAAACTGTGAAAACATTGTATTTATGCTTTGGGGAAATGATGCAAAGAGGAAAAAAAGACTGATAGATACTGAACGTCATCATATAATCGAATCATATCACCCTACTGCAAGGCAAAAATATAAATTTAAAAAGCACCAATTTACATGTTGCAACGCTTATTTAAAGCAACAAGGAATGGGTGAAATAGATTGGTTAATGCGTACTGAGGAAAGAGAAAAGGAAAGAAATGAGCGATAAGAAGATGATGCCTATCTTGCAGGTTGGCGATGTTTTGGTTTCACCTGACATTATAACGGAGAAGTTCTGTTGCGACCTCGATGCTTGTAAGGGTATCTGTTGCGTGGAAGGAGATGCTGGCGCACCTGTTTCTATGGACGAAATAGCAGCCATAGAAGATGTTGTAGATACGGTGTGGGGCGACCTCAGTGCGTCTGCGCAAGCCGTTATCGACAAGCAGGGCGTTGCTTATACCGACCGAGAAGGCGAGTTGGTAACCAGCATTGTGCACGGAAAAGACTGCGTTTTCACCTTCCACGACAAAGATTGTTGCCTCTGTGCGCTGGAGCGTTCGTACCGTGAGGGGAAGACAAGCTTCGTAAAACCCATTTCGTGCGCCCTCTATCCCATTCGCGTAAAAGAGTTTGGCAACAATCTTGTAGGTCTGAATTATCATCGTTGGGACATCTGCAAAGATGCCGTGAAGAAGGGTAGGGAACTCGATTTGCCTATTTATAAGTTCTTAAAAGGTCCGCTTGTTCGCCGCTTTGGCGAAGAATGGTATGCCGAATTGGAAACTGTTGCCGAGCAATTGCTGAAAGAATCGTAACCTATAATACATCTTTCTTTTCAAGCTATATATTTGTATGCTGATATATATCGTTTCACGTTTTTTTATAACTTTTCTTGTCCATATCAAAAACATTTATTATCTTTGCACCAATTTATAAAAAGATTTGTGCTGCAAAGGATAAATAACTTAAAAATGTGTTATTCCTCTTTATATAATAATGGTATGGATAAGTTGCAAAAAAACAGAGATGTTTATGCAACTTTTAACTCGTTATATTTGGTTAGCTCGAATATTTTGCTAACACACACAGGCGCACCGTCGCTAAATTCTTATACAAATATTTAAACGTACGCGCGCGAGGCATTGCGTACAACCTCGATAGGAAAAGGAATTTCGTTGATTTTCTTTTCCTAAATCATCGTATCCGTTGGCCAAGTAGAATAGCCTGAATTAAGGATATGCTAACTATTGCTTAATTCAACTATTGAGAATTATAAATTAAGAAATATCAATATTTTATTTTTATTATGAAACAAACAAAACATTTATTATTGCTGTTACTGGCATTTATATTGTCGGTAACAGAAACCTTTGCACAAGCTGTGGGTACTGATTTTACGGTAGGTAATATCAAGTACATTGTAACGGCAATGGATTTAACCACACATAACAATACGGTAGCTGTGAGCTATAT
This window encodes:
- the ung gene encoding uracil-DNA glycosylase, whose translation is MSDKKMMPILQINGTDVSLEASWEEHLRGEIKKPYFTELVEKLNSEYENEVCYPSKKLIFNAFNLCPFDKVRVVILGQDPYYNGQAMGLSFSVPEGIMLPPSLRNIYKEIEDDLHYSMPKSGDLTRWAEQGVLLLNTTLTVREAKPNSHKRLKWQNFTDAAIKVLNKNCENIVFMLWGNDAKRKKRLIDTERHHIIESYHPTARQKYKFKKHQFTCCNAYLKQQGMGEIDWLMRTEEREKERNER
- a CDS encoding nucleoside recognition domain-containing protein, translated to MEQNQQNNTTKKSKQILPKGIMCLLIIIALFGGIGWVMGVAPMLNTIMHTAHDLLLNTCFYLMAICVLTGALGKIFVEFGVVDLIEKILRPLMRPLFHLPGVASLGAILTFLSDNPAIITLAQDKHFSGYFKKFQYISLTNFGTAFGMGLIVIVFMLGQGYFAEPLIGFFGACCGCIVSTRCMQHFVLKAYPQYLTENALETAKFEKQAELPEHEKEKSIFLRTLNSLLDGGKSGVEVGLAIIPGVLIISTLVMILTFGPSKTGEFTGAAYEGIAILPEAANYLNWLLEPLFGFSDPHQIAFPITALGAVGAALSLVPNFLSQGWIDGNAIAVFTGMGMCWSGFLSTHTAMLDTIGYRELTSKAIISHTIGGFAAALVAHWGYLLYTLL
- the ung gene encoding uracil-DNA glycosylase, producing MVDIEASWKQHLEGEFTKPYFTQLTESVRNEYMNSLCFPPGKLVFNAFNLCPFDKVKVVILGQDPYHEQGQAMGLSFSVPEGIMLPPSLQNIYKEIQNDLGKPIPTSGDLTRWAEQGVLLLNATLTVRAHIANSHQILGWQNFTDAAIEALNAHREHIVFMLWGGFARSKKRLIDANRHCIIESVHPSPLSANRGGWFGQHQFSRCNAYLKQQGLDEIDW
- the gpmI gene encoding 2,3-bisphosphoglycerate-independent phosphoglycerate mutase; this encodes MAKKALLMILDGWGLGKHGKGDVIYNTPTPYLDYLNAVSSHSQLEASGENVGLPDGQMGNSEVGHLNIGAGRIVYQDLVKINKACQSGDILKNKEIINAYSYAQKTGKKVHLMGLTSNGGVHSSLEHLHKLIEIGKEYGLNDVYVHCFMDGRDTDPKSGAGFIADIQKVCDANGAHIASIVGRFYAMDRDKRWERVKEAYDLLVEAKGKQATDMVKAVEESYADGVTDEFIKPITNANVNGTIGEGDVVIFFNFRNDRAKELTYVLTQQDMAEQGMHTIKDLQYYCMTPYDASFEGVHILFPKENVTMTLGEYLSVKGKKQLHTAETEKYAHVTFFFNGGREEPYEGEDRILVASPKVATYDLKPEMSAYEVKDKLVAAINTAEYDFIVVNFANGDMVGHTGVMNAIAKAVHAVDNCVKEVIEAAKANDYEAIIIADHGNADNALNEDGSPNTAHSLNPVPFIYVTDNNSARVKSGRLADVAPSILHIMGLEQPEEMTGECLIEDK
- a CDS encoding DUF3109 family protein gives rise to the protein MSDKKMMPILQVGDVLVSPDIITEKFCCDLDACKGICCVEGDAGAPVSMDEIAAIEDVVDTVWGDLSASAQAVIDKQGVAYTDREGELVTSIVHGKDCVFTFHDKDCCLCALERSYREGKTSFVKPISCALYPIRVKEFGNNLVGLNYHRWDICKDAVKKGRELDLPIYKFLKGPLVRRFGEEWYAELETVAEQLLKES